In Limnobaculum parvum, one DNA window encodes the following:
- the coaE gene encoding dephospho-CoA kinase (Dephospho-CoA kinase (CoaE) performs the final step in coenzyme A biosynthesis.), whose protein sequence is MSYIVALTGGIGSGKSTVSNEFSRLGVPVVDADIIARQVVEPGRDALQQIAYHFGHSILLADGTLNRKKLREHIFSHSADKQWLNNLLHPLIQQETQRQFADLTAPYLLWVVPLLIENNLCSRANRVLVVDVSRETQLSRIMTRDGSNLPLAEQILSAQTSRAERLSHADDVLNNDREPEALIPQIALLHQKYLTLANQFNKQDLSI, encoded by the coding sequence GAGTTATATCGTGGCACTTACCGGCGGAATTGGTAGCGGAAAATCAACCGTATCCAACGAGTTTTCCCGTTTGGGCGTTCCCGTCGTTGATGCTGATATTATTGCCCGTCAGGTAGTAGAGCCGGGCCGCGATGCTCTCCAACAAATTGCATACCATTTTGGTCATTCCATACTGTTGGCCGATGGTACTCTGAATCGTAAAAAGTTACGTGAACACATTTTTAGCCATTCAGCGGACAAACAGTGGTTAAATAATCTGCTCCATCCCCTAATTCAACAAGAAACCCAACGTCAATTTGCAGATCTAACGGCACCTTATCTGCTTTGGGTTGTCCCATTATTGATAGAGAATAACCTATGTTCCCGAGCTAACCGAGTGTTAGTGGTGGATGTCAGCAGAGAGACACAGTTAAGCAGAATAATGACCCGAGATGGGAGCAACTTACCATTGGCAGAACAAATCTTATCTGCTCAAACTTCACGCGCTGAGCGCCTGTCTCATGCAGATGATGTGCTGAACAATGATAGGGAACCTGAAGCGTTGATACCACAAATTGCCCTATTGCATCAAAAATATTTAACCTTAGCCAACCAATTCAACAAGCAGGATTTGTCGATATGA
- the zapD gene encoding cell division protein ZapD, producing MSDLSQNILFEHPLNEKVRTWLRLEFLLQQLQHNRSLTNLTNTLSFFRTVSELLDIIDRGDVRTELVKELERQQHKLLQWIDVPGVDSERLSALRHTLKDHSNTLLVAPRLGQELKDDRLISMVRQRLSIPGGCCSFDLPILHMWLHNPKLQRDEQVTGWIETTAPLNNALSACLELIRQSGAFQKQTSLNGFYQDTAEDSDILRIRVDSAYQLYPQVSGHKSRFAIRFMPFDSEIGNTPERFNFEIACC from the coding sequence ATGAGTGATTTATCCCAGAACATACTTTTTGAACATCCGCTTAATGAAAAAGTCCGTACCTGGTTACGCCTTGAATTCCTGTTACAACAGTTACAGCACAATCGCTCTTTGACCAATTTAACCAACACCTTAAGCTTTTTCCGCACGGTCAGTGAGTTGCTGGACATAATAGATCGTGGTGATGTTCGTACCGAACTGGTTAAAGAGCTAGAACGTCAACAGCATAAGTTACTGCAATGGATTGATGTTCCCGGCGTTGACAGTGAGCGCCTTAGTGCTTTACGCCATACCTTGAAAGATCATTCGAATACCTTGCTGGTAGCCCCACGCCTTGGGCAAGAACTGAAAGACGATCGATTGATTAGTATGGTTCGTCAACGATTAAGCATTCCTGGCGGTTGTTGCAGCTTTGATCTACCTATACTGCATATGTGGCTACATAATCCTAAATTGCAACGGGACGAACAAGTCACGGGATGGATCGAAACCACAGCGCCGCTCAACAATGCACTTAGTGCCTGCCTTGAATTAATTCGCCAGTCGGGCGCCTTTCAAAAACAAACCAGCCTGAACGGTTTTTATCAAGATACGGCTGAAGATAGCGATATTTTACGCATTCGTGTGGACTCGGCTTATCAGCTTTATCCGCAGGTTTCCGGCCATAAATCTCGTTTCGCCATTCGCTTTATGCCATTTGACAGCGAAATCGGTAACACACCGGAAAGATTTAATTTTGAGATTGCCTGCTGTTAA
- the yacG gene encoding DNA gyrase inhibitor YacG, with protein MSDTPLQVNCPTCGKAIIWNEQSTYRPFCSKRCQLIDLGEWADEEKRIPSSGDRSDSDEWSEEEE; from the coding sequence ATGAGTGACACCCCGCTTCAGGTAAACTGCCCTACCTGTGGAAAAGCTATTATCTGGAATGAACAAAGTACTTATCGGCCATTTTGCAGTAAGCGCTGCCAGTTAATTGATTTAGGTGAATGGGCCGATGAAGAGAAACGCATTCCAAGCTCTGGCGATCGATCCGATAGTGATGAATGGAGCGAAGAAGAGGAGTAG
- the mutT gene encoding 8-oxo-dGTP diphosphatase MutT produces MKRIEIAVGIIINSEQAIFVTQRLKGSHLAGYWEFPGGKVESGEDARQALKRELYEEVGIEMIHSIPLKTLEYDYPDRQLTLHFFIVDGWEGQPEGREGQVSRWIDVSKLNVAEFPEANQPVIVELKQRYRIE; encoded by the coding sequence ATGAAGCGAATCGAAATAGCTGTTGGAATCATAATCAATTCTGAGCAGGCTATATTTGTTACCCAGAGACTTAAAGGTAGTCATCTTGCGGGTTATTGGGAGTTTCCCGGTGGAAAAGTGGAGTCAGGCGAAGATGCCAGACAGGCTTTGAAACGCGAGCTTTATGAGGAAGTGGGTATTGAGATGATTCACTCTATCCCATTAAAAACGTTGGAGTATGACTATCCCGACCGCCAGCTAACGCTGCACTTTTTCATCGTCGATGGTTGGGAAGGTCAGCCAGAAGGGCGTGAAGGACAGGTATCTCGCTGGATTGATGTTTCGAAGCTTAATGTAGCAGAGTTTCCGGAAGCAAATCAGCCAGTGATTGTTGAGCTAAAACAACGTTACCGCATTGAATAA